CTAGAAAATTAAGTTTTATGATATCTGCATATGTCCGAATCTAAACAGATATAAGAAGCATGGGAACAATGAAAAGGTGACAAAACAGctcagaaaatgaaaataacaaaacaaaaccgagcctttaatttttttcggTGCAAAAAGCGATACTTATCTTAGATCGTTCGATGCATGTGGAGCACTTTTCGATCTGGACGTGGAAATTACTCAATAATACTGTCAGTACGTTCCTAATCAAGTTCAACCGTACCGCTGTGTGGAAAAAGGCACAGAGATCGATCGAATCAATgaaagaagcaaattaaggaATTATAAAGCACTAAAATAATATCGATGTAAACTTGCCTCAATAATGCAAAGCAACAGGCCTTGATAAAATTGAAACTCATATATCGTATTGTTGTATGTATGTCGTAGTGTTATCAAGTACCCAACCGTGATttagcaaaaacaaaaacaaaataacctACTGCGATGAAGAGAGGCAAGTGAAAACTGCAATAATTAAACAGCTAGCGGCCTTTATGGTTGTGATCATAACAGTACTATAGAACCGTGAGCTAGCATACATATGGAAGCGTAAGTACGAAATCAAGGGCATTCTGAACGGAATTTTTTGCTGAATCTAGAAGTAGAAAAGAACGATAAAGAATAAAACAGAATTTGCAGCAATGTCGGAGCATGTGACCTGCGGGCCacaagcagcagcagcagagggtggcatgcatgcatgcatgcatgggagaCAAAGCGAAACCAATCGAGAGGCCCGTGAACGGTGAAAGAGTACAGGTAATTAATGCCTTAATTCACTGCTTCACTCGCTGTTGTCTGAGACCATCCCCTGATCTGATCTCTGACTCATCAGCTCCCACAACCCTTCCCATGCATTTTTTAACAGACTTGTGAATATGACAACTATATCATCCGCTTTCCATTTGTACTGATCATGAGCTAGCCCATCGTCTTTTGGAATTTCTTGTCTAGCTGTCTCGAATTAATCCCCATCGGTTCACGTTGTAAGTTTCTTTTAATTAAGTATTTCTCTTTCATCATTAAAACTAGCCACGCCCAGTACGGTAGGATCTACTTTGCATAGTCAAGCTCTTAATTTACGGAAGCTAGATGAAATATTCGTTTTCGAGCAGTAAAAAATGGTTACCAAGGGTCATGGAATTGCAATTTGGAATTGAAGTCCTAATTTCCTATACCTTTttgctattatatattatgagaaAAGATATTACGACCACGTTAATTAAGtttactgatatatatataatcagcaCCATTAATGCCGCTCTCAGTTAATAGACCATTTTAACGTCTTAGAAAATACTTTGATGTCATCATTTTACAAAGGGCAACGGCCTTCTCTTTCCAATTATAATATGAGTTGCACTTTCCAATTTCATACAAGACAAACGGGTAGTAGCTTGGCAATCGGAGATCCCAGGATAAAATCAGCCAATACTCATCCCTCTTTTCCTATTCTATAAAAGCCAGGCCAAACTGATCTAACCTTGCTTAAAACACTTAAAACACACACCCACACACAGAgggagagcgagagagagaaagagatagagagagatggctTCCATGCTGCAAAAGAGGATGACATTGCGAAGAAAGATTCACATCCTGCGAGCCCATAGCAGCTCCAAATCTGTAATGCGCAATCAGTTCTTTCCTTTGCATTACCTATAAGcaaatttcttttaaagttGTTCATTTCTCACTTACTTTTCGAGCTCATACTGACTACTTTCTATCACCACTGAAGCTAAAACTCAAATTGGAGGCAATCAAAAGAGAGTACTCGAGACTAATGGCTATTAAAAGACAATATCTAAAGCTGATGAAGCGTATGCAAGTGCCCAATAAGGTctgctctgtgtgtgtgtgtgtgtgtgtgtgtgtgtgacgcGCACCCGCGCGCACACAGGCATATTCTTGCATAATATGATTATTGTATCTTACCAATGTGCATGCATGGAATTTATAACAGGACGTGGAAGTGCACAAGGTGGGGCAGGGATTTCTAGTAAGGGTAAACTGTGAGAAAGGAACCGATAGACTGGTTACAATCCTAGAGGCGTTTGATGAGATGGGTCTTAATGTTCAGCAAGCTAAAGTTTCGTGCAGCAACTGTTTTGCAATGGAAGCCATTGCTGTAGCAGAAGACCAAGCTCTGGATGTAAAGGAAGTAATCAAAGCTCTTCTTAGGACAACTGAAAAGAAAGGGGGAGAGCCAACACATGATTGATGAATAAGCTTGGGTAATAGTTGTAGCTAATATTTATTCGAAGTGATGCGTTTGTTCATCGGGTTACCATCTATATCAAATGAAGGGGAAAACCTTTTTCTGATCTACAGATCACTactatttttttcctataattttgtaatatagaccccaaaaatttcaaatttgactGTCGAAATTGGGTCACATGGTCAAAATTTTTCattcatcttaattaataattagatttaATTGATGGtgcaacttttaaaaaatatggtaAAGagtgaaaattattattattattattattattttaatttagacCCATAAAgtaaaaatgatgataatttaTGGCCGAAATTCTTTATTACTCCAAAAATAGAATTACAATATTTGTGCACATGACGCCTTAGATTAAGAGAGATTATAGAATAAAcagaaaactgaaaaataaataaataaagaaaagaaaaggaacttGTACGTACGTgtatatattaaaatacattattaaAGTACTTGCTTTAACAAAATTAAGCAAAACCAATGAGTCAcctaaagcaagaaaaaattTCGCAACTTCAATCTCCTAGCTAATTATCATAGATAAACGTGTGTTAAAAAATAAGGATATGCATCTAGACTGAATTTTTTTCGGTTCAGTTCATTTTGAAACCCGAAAAATCAGGTGAATTTGGGCGGTTATCCATCCAAATAGGATCTAAGCGGGTAGAATACCCACCTAGATTCGATTACAGATGTCGGATATCCGTATCCCCTATCAagttttattcattaaaaaaaacccaattaTACAAAAAGCTCCCAAGTCCCTTGATTCTTCGATTTTCCCAATAAACACATGAAAAAGCTGGGGAGATGAGAAATTAAAAAGGTAACTTCTAATAAACACATGAACGTACGACACATTCTCGTTATTTCTAAGCTAGCTAGCTCGATCGTGAAAATTGCATACTGCAAATTTGAAGTGGGTAATCTGTTGATGAGATTTGGATATATTATgtccactacaaaaaaaatgctTATACGTGATCAGTTATTTACgataaaaataaccattttcTACTAACATAGAGAATTAATCGCACATAGTTCAGCTAGCTACATGTACGCCTAGGCTCCTAGCCTACATCTACATAAGCGAGCGTCAAATATTTTACAATGTCAAGCCGAAATAGGCCAGTATACAACACAAGTATTATTTATACCGATCTTAACCTCATGAATTACATTgaaaatttacaatatatatatatatatatatatatatatatatatatatatatatcattatcagAAAATATGGGTTGCCGGCCTGCAATGCCTCAAAACCCCCATTCGTATTAGAGAAATGCTTAATTAGTTATTAATGAAAAtctacaaaatttatattcgGTGGAAGTATTGCCAAATGACCATCTCAATTATTCTCAGACGACAAGTGTGCAAGATCTTCTAGTGTGGGTACGTACGTAATCAATCTCCTGGCCAGTCCATTTTTGTGGAATTGGGCTGACCTTCGAAATGAGAGCTTACCATACAGCAAGCACATCAGATTCACATTGGCCCAACAACTACACAATGAGGCGAACTTTTAATTTGGGTAGTAAAGTCTATCTGTCATGCCCACTTCctcgatcatatatataaaaaatttattcatcaattttttttttattattatctcatcatcttatgatgagataaattaaaattttattttaattaaaaatcttatccATCATCATCCTTTTACAACAATTTAAGAGGAAAAAATTTTCCCATTTTTTCTATGTTatgataagataaattaaaatcttattttatatttcgaGCTtgtctaataattattttattttaatttcctcatttcttttaattttatctagCAACTTTCACATTTAGAATACCGGAGATTGTATAAGTTTTCCAATGGTCCCACTTCTACTTCTACTTTCTCTCTACAGTATCTAGAGGGCATATTTAAGTCGAGGGCTCACTCTATCTTAAAAGCCCAATATGAAAGCAACCCATAGGAGAGGTCCTTGGTGATTGAAGGGAGTTAGAAAGTTCAAAGTTTCTCAAAGTTACACATACATCATGCCATCTTTCACAGAAAGATAGAGATTTCACGTAGTTACGTGATCATTTCAAGTATCGGATGATGATCCATACCGATAAATTCTGAGTAAGACAAGCGTCACGTATGAgcctatatatatcatgtaacCCTTGATAGTAAGGGATCAAACTCTTTTTTGAATTCTGAATCATTTGGTTACATTTTACTGACTTAAATATTGGAGTTTTTTTTCAAGCAGATTACGCCAGGTCCTCTTGACAGCACATGGTTGAACGGTTGTAGAAGGAAAGTGGGATACATCCTTAACAGTAGCCTCTCCTAAGTTTGAATCCATCCTTTGTGTCTCgttgattataaaataataataacaacaataataataataaataatattttcaaatgagaagaaatagattaaaaaaaaaaaaagctataaACCGCTAACCGCCACCgaaaataaattccaaaatTTTGGGCAGAGGTTcagttattatttaaaaagataggagtaatattagataataTTTTAGGGTGTGTAAGTTGTatgtactttttaaaaaatatataatttattattaaaaagtaatattttttatgtacatctcaaatttattcatttttttaaataaatacatagAAGTCGggatttacatattttaaaactataaatatcatttttcaaataataataatagaaggcAGGACTGGTAATTAGGAGCTACCTACCTTGGTTTGGACCCTTAAGAAAGCAGTCATGACCACATGATAATCATACAAATAATTAGTTGTTAATCCAACGCAAAcccaatattatatttatacatgtATGATGCATCcgttaattaatttttcaagagtcattaattatttattatatatattatatccatCAATGCACACAGACTAGCTAGGAACTTGCCACGCAATAATGCAACGAATAAGCTGCTAGCATTGAAAACATCGAAGCAgcaatattataaatatgtacATTGTGAACATAGgcactaaaaacaaaaataaattagttaAAAGTTCAACAAAAGGATCGGATAATGAAGAAGTGGCCCtactaattaaatattaatcttAGATGACAAATAAAAGTCTCCAGAAGACATCGTTATCATCTGACCCGGCCTTTATCATTAGTTTATCCCGGAGGATGATCATGTCACCCACTTAATGATGAaatgtaagattttttttttaatttttatttttgaaacattaatgtttgaattaaatattttcttcatgaGAAATATTATccatataaaaagattttataaaattaaatttataaattgacataattttatattatatactgttatatttattttataataaaaataaattttagctatttaatTATAACTAAATGATTTCTCTTTTTGATAAGTGTAGGCCGCTTTTAACTCCATGTCAAACtaattttcatatgcatcacgTGTTGTCTTCATCCATcaaatcatttaataaattcTGATTTTCCCAACAATTCATTCTCCCTTCAAGTTAATTTGGagatttgtcccatttgaagaaggcacttatatatatatatatatatatatatatatatatatatatatatatatatatatatatatatatatatatatatatatatatatatatcactccCAAGAACCGGCCTGGTGGAAATGAAGGACATTAGAATATTGTAGCAGTATATATATTTCATCTCCGTTGTCTTTAGAGTCTAAAATGAGAGTTaaataaatacatgaaataAATACTATAATCGCTACATCATAACTACTATTTTTAGATGAAAGATTTCGTCAAAAGAAATAATTGGTTTATGTTGTAGTTAATATTTATCGAGCAGTACTTAATTAGTTTTATTCGATAGTCCTAAGCTTTATTTGGTTAtgcagttcagatgagatgtaatgagatattttattaaaaattgaataaaatattattatagtataatttttttaatattagttttgttttgagatttgaaaaaagttgaattgtttattatattttgtgtagaaatttaaaaatatgataataattatatgaaataaaatgaaataatttaattttgtacaATCAAACCAACCCTTACATAATAGGAACATTAATGAATATTATAATTAAGATTCTGGTATTTATCTTTTCTCTCATACTTCTAGGTCttaattagaatttgaaagtaACCCTAACATAAGCTATGCTACACATAAGCCCACGCAGCAcataacacatatttttttaaattttttaaaaaaaattaagtttattcttcttaaactaattgaattcttttacccattatccatatatcaaatatttggtaaaagaaaaaaaaagtgtagtgtTTAGCATATgggcttatgtttagaattttttctCCAACATATCTTAATCCTAGTCATTAACTACTCTGGTACCGTTTGGATAATAAGTtgatataagataaaaattaaaagttgaataaaatataattacaatataatattttaatattattatcatttgtgattaaaaaaatattgaattgtttattatattttgtacagaaatttaaaaaaattataatgatgagataagataaaataaaacatttcttaTATTCAAACTGGGCCATCTATCTAAATTCTAGAACATTGGGCTAAGCCAACTTAGACATTAAATTCAAACACACAAATAGTTCCGGGAAGGAAGAATTGTCTAGCGGTTAAGGACTGGTTTAGGTGGTGAAGTATTATGAGAATACtcaattactatttattattttatctttattttttcttactttttattattttgtactattatttattattattcaatattttatttttattttttcactattattcatagagTATATGAGGTCATTacctcactatccaaatacaATCTTAATGTACCATAACTTTTATGCATGCATTTTCATCCTTCATCCTTTCCAGATGTGATCCCCGATAAAAGAAATGTTTTAGtcgaaaaaaatcttttaaaattaaatttacaaactaacatgatttaatataataaattataatattataaaattatttttactgtaaaataaaaataattatatacgtatcatataaaattatatcaacttatttattaatttatttttataaaatttttatgtaattatatcaCTTCTCCGACAATAAGGACTTGTGCCGAAAGATTACTGTTCAACTTATGAACCCTATATAACAAGGGCCGGCGCTGGCCGGAAAGACGTACGTGCGAATTACACTTCATTGGTTACCAGTTATTGGAATCAGAAATATTAAGGGTAGatatgtaatatattaattttatatgtatatacatatgcatatatacACACCGACAACACGTTGGTCATGTTTGATTTTTGTTGAAGTACTATGAAGTGTATACATAAATATTATGCACGCGATAGAAAAGACTGAAAAGtgatgagaaagaaaagaaaagtgagaaaaataatgcTGTGCAGGCCTGcgtagaggaaaaaaaaaaaaaggaatatgttGGAATTCAGGAGAGAGTCCCAAGAGATAAATATGAATGTGAAATTAGAGGAAGGCAAGAGGAAGTTTCTGTTCCTTGGAAATGTAGTCGTTGAGACTTTTATGAGATAGGTTTGACGAAGAGTTAACCAATTTAACcaaacacacgcacacacatttatatatatatatatatatatagagagagagagagagagagagagagagagagagtatgtaATTGGGGCATTAACGATGCCGTGGGTTAAGGAAGTCACAGATTGAGAACATTAAATAATCTAATAGAAAAATCGATAGAATATattcaaattagaaaaattaatgcGTAGTCGTGAacagaaaattattaaatagtCACATTGCTTCACGCATTTATCAACTccatatatattaacattttaTTTCTATGTTTGATTTAGGTAGCAAATTGTCCAATTCGTCGTTTCCATCCCTTTCCGAGTTGAGAGGGACAGACACGGAGCAATAACTCATGACGTAGTCAAGACTCCCAAGTATTTCAACATCGTGGGCTAGCTATCCATATATCTTCCTTCCaacttatattaatattatatgtatatagagagagagaaatgatagtgTGCCCCCCGGACTGTACCGCTCCATTATACcacttattaatttaattttttattttacttaattattaaaaaataatttttaatgtattgatgtatttttttaaaattatttaaatatattaaaacaatatgaaaacaaaaaataacaaaaaaaaaaaattcaaatggtGCTAGGTGGCATACCCAACTGTCTTTGTTGTGCGTCAGCCTATCACTGatcgtgtgtgtatatatatgagaaatgatatttacagttgtagttgtgcaagcggcgtacagtcgttttgaaaaaaatgaattaatataggacccacatgaaaaaaaactaactttttaatcgtagatcccactttttttcaaaacgattacacggcgtttgcaattccacaactatatgtagcattgctctatatataaatatgcaatattGTCAAATGTGGAAGTACTACACCAATATTCctcaataattaatttcaatGTTCGTCAGTGtgaattctatatatatatatatatatatacacttcgATTTATTAGTGATAACCCTCCAGATGATAGAAGTTTGCTTCCTTTAATTAGTGATAATCCTTTGTAAGTAGTATTCACTTTGGTTCATttaggtctcgtttggttatgTAGTTAAATAAGAGGAgagaaaatgatatattttattaaaaattgatcaataaaatattattataatataatttttattttaagatttaaaaaaattaaattatttattatattttatgtaagaatttaaaaaaaattataataattatatgaaatgagaagatatgagataatttaattttgtataatcaaACCAGTTGTTAATTTCTCCCTAcctaactagctagctagcttttggTGGTATTTTTTGTCACTATAATTTAATATGGGATCAAAGGAATCATAGGTATATACCTACTGAAAACTTTGTCTAAATTGTGAATACATACAAATAATTTGATGTGTTAGGTTCCCGTTCATCATG
This sequence is a window from Carya illinoinensis cultivar Pawnee chromosome 9, C.illinoinensisPawnee_v1, whole genome shotgun sequence. Protein-coding genes within it:
- the LOC122277336 gene encoding uncharacterized protein LOC122277336, which gives rise to MASMLQKRMTLRRKIHILRAHSSSKSLKLKLEAIKREYSRLMAIKRQYLKLMKRMQVPNKDVEVHKVGQGFLVRVNCEKGTDRLVTILEAFDEMGLNVQQAKVSCSNCFAMEAIAVAEDQALDVKEVIKALLRTTEKKGGEPTHD